From Strigops habroptila isolate Jane chromosome 1, bStrHab1.2.pri, whole genome shotgun sequence, a single genomic window includes:
- the TOPBP1 gene encoding DNA topoisomerase 2-binding protein 1 isoform X1, whose amino-acid sequence MKRGKEPVFVKFIKSAGRSEYFYKALESMKEFQSEEHLQILEEETALNIRENDKSLYICDPFTGVVFNHLKQLGCRIVGPQVVLYCIQAQRCVPRAEYPVYNMTMADVTVSCTSLEKDVREEVHKYVQLMGGHVCRDLSVAVTHLIAGEVGSKKYIVAASLKKPILLPAWVKTLWDKSQQSIMRYTDVNMEDYACPVFLGCTICVTGLNSSDRKEVQRLTVKHGGHYTGQLKMNECTHLIVQEPKGQKYECARKWNVHCVSIKWFSDSIEKGFCQDETIYKIQAGSKLTPSTSTPTNDVRKPDNHALPDVSHISNINLSGVNETEFSSALSSRQDPLPDELENLDISSFQAPEDLLDGCRIYLCGFSGRKLDKMRRLINCGGGVRFNQLNEDVTHVILGENSEELKHFLDKTSHRPHVVTAKWLLDSFSKDYLQPVEQYIPLNYQLLENPILEQPGMKSVLPKNNSLLKKEAVNVKKPQKAAEDDLLSQYITNDSTLDEAGKLTSRTFSDDTHLSVQGENESSICNGFLGESSALAEGGLFVRKSFLLLGFGGEDESCIADIIKENAGKILPLQNRTVADYAVVPLLGCTVQLTVGDVVTNTWLLTCVEQQLLLDPQSNPLFTPVPVMEGVTPLEGCVLSFSQFTGAERDSLVYLAGLLGARVQEFFVRKASVKKGMFASTHLVVREAGGSKYEAAKKWNLPAVTVAWLLDSARTGKRADESKFLVENAEAEDESSVTQLNKTPATVKSPDVNQYDYLLEVGRKKAVTPLDISRFQSKAFQAVISRHMEKTTPLAQGGVLQKEPSLHLDTPSKFLSKDKLFKPSFDVKDALAALESPVGPDQKTRKPSTPLSEVISRNLKLALANSTRHAAALTASPQLAAAQPEKEEESRPLADVVIYVSKKLAKKQSELNAVAASLGADYRWCFDESVTHFIYKGGQNDNNKEYKSVKERGVCIVSEHWLLECAQEYKRLPESLFPHTYNPKMSLDISAVQNDRLSSSSKLPSTGKPSEETEIIPVDEDDLENDAATDQIKEMVTAGEEQIGASESKGVLTQALEMRENFQRQLQEIMSATSLVKPPGQRGSLSRNSTDGSPTTPDSTRSARNGRSRVLEALRQSRQAVADINTEPSQSEQIIWDDPTAREERARLVSNFQWPDSPSQYTEQGQSNANKNMDESAFKGSLADAEIAAIALPEAVDGDVIEGLKNPVCGDPETPIKDQFIPTPQAPSIAFPLANPPVAPQPKEKNLLLYLQAVTEEEKADEEPEKLRKFQLSSFNPEERFDYCHLIKELGGVVLEKQCFDPSCTHTVVGHPLRNEKFLASMAAGKWVLHRSYLEACRGAGCFVQEEDYEWGSNSILNVLPGISVNQKKLALAAVRWRKKIHKGRQETGIVEGAFSGWKVILNVDQTKEAGFRRLLQSGGAKVFSGHSVSLFKEATHLFADFSKLKPEDSRVNVAEAAAQGVNCLKPEYIADYLIQDPPPPMESYCLPQAESCLQNNAELGMGLSQKRKALGETSRAKRSKVH is encoded by the exons ATGAAACGTGGTAAGGAGCCGGTTTTTGTGAAGTTCATAAAGTCTGCTGGGAGGTCGGAGTATTTTTATAAAGCTCTTGAG TCTATGAAAGAATTCCAGTCAGAAGAACATCTCCAGATCCTTGAAGAAGAGACAGCGCTCAATATAAGAGAAAATGATAAATCGCTTTACATTTGTGATCCTTTCACAGGTGTTGTTTTCAATCATCTCAAACAG CTTGGCTGTAGGATTGTTGGACCACAGGTAGTCCTGTACTGTATACAGGCCCAGAGATGTGTCCCAAGAGCCGAGTATCCCGTGTACAACATGACCATGGCCGATGTAACAGTATCCTGTACCAGCCTCGAAAAAGATGTTAGG GAAGAAGTTCATAAATACGTGCAGCTGATGGGTGGACATGTGTGCAGAGACCTCAGTGTGGCAGTAACTCATCTGATAGCTGGAGAAGTTGGCAGCAAGAAATACATAGTagctgcttctctgaaaaaaCCTATTTTGCTTCCAGCTTGGGTTAAGACACTGTGGGATAAGTCTCAGCAAAG caTCATGAGATACACTGATGTTAACATGGAAGATTATGCTTGCCCTGTGTTCCTCGGCTGTACAATTTGTGTAACTGGCTTAAACAGTTCAGACAGGAAAGAAGTCCAGCGCCTCACTGTTAAACATGGTGGGCACTATACGGGGCAGCTCAAGATGAATGAATGTACTCACCTCATAGTTCAAGAGCCAAAAG GTCAGAAGTACGAATGTGCTAGAAAATGGAATGTGCACTGTGTGTCTATCAAGTGGTTTTCTGACAGCATTGAGAAAGGCTTCTGTCAGGATGAgacaatatataaaatacaagctGGATCAAAACTGACACCCAGTACGTCAACACCTACAAATGATGTCAGGAAGCCTGATA ATCATGCCCTTCCAGATGTCAGCCACATTTCCAACATCAATCTGAGTGGTGTTAATGAAACCGAATTtagctctgctctgagcagcaggcaggatcCTCTTCCTGATGAGCTGGAAAACTTGGATATAAGTTCTTTTCAAGCCCCTGAAGATCTGTTAGATGGGTGTCGA ATCTATCTGTGTGGCTTCAGTGGCAGGAAGTTGGACAAGATGAGGCGGCTTATTaattgtggtggtggtgttcgATTTAATCAACTTAATGAAGATGTTACCCATGTCATTTTGGGCGAAAATAGCGAGGAGCTGAAACACTTTTTGGACAAGACATCTCACAG GCCTCATGTAGTCACAGCAAAATGGTTGCTGGACTCATTTAGTAAAGATTATCTACAGCCAGTGGAGCAATATATTCCTCTAAACTACCAGCTGTTAGAGAATCCGATTTTGGAGCAACCTGGAATGAAGTCAGTTCTTCCCAAAAATAACAGTCTCTTGAagaaagaagctgtgaatgttaaaaagcctcagaaagctgctgaagaTGACCTCCTCTCTCAATACATAACTAATGATTCTACATTAG aTGAAGCTGGAAAACTAACATCCAGAACCTTCAGTGATGATACTCACTTGTCTGTTCAAGGAGAGAATGAATCTTCCATCTGTAATGGTTTTCTGGGAGAGTCGTCTGCACTAGCTGAAGGAGGATTGTTTGTCAGAAAGAGCTTTcttcttttgggttttggtggagAGGACGAGTCCTGCATTGCAGATATTATAAAGGAGAATGCTGGGAAGATCCTGCCACTGCAAAACAGAACCGTTGCAGACTATGCTGTGGTACCGCTGTTGGGGTGCACGGTCCAGCTGACTGTTGGTGATGTTGTCACAAACACGTGGCTG TTAACATGTGTGGAACAGCAGCTCCTTTTAGATCCCCAGTCCAATCCACTTTTCACACCAGTCCCGGTAATGGAAGGAGTTACCCCTCTGGAAGGTTGCGTTCTTTCTTTTAGCCAGTTCACTGGTGCAGAGAGAGACTCTCTGGTTTATCTGGCAGGACTGCTAGGAGCCAG AGTCCAAGAATTCTTTGTGCGGAAAGCCAGCGTAAAAAAGGGCATGTTTGCCAGTACCCACCTTGTGGTGAGAGAAGCGGGTGGTTCCAAATATGAAGCTGCAAAGAAGTGGAATTTACCAGCAGTCACTGTAGCTTGGCTTTTGGACTCTGCAAGGACAGGAAAGAGAGCAGATGAAAGCAAGTTCTTGGTTGAAAATGCAGAGGCTGAAG atgaGAGTTCCGTTACTCAGCTCAACAAGACACCAGCAACTGTTAAATCTCCTGATGTAAACCAATATGATTATCTCCTTgaagttggaagaaaaaaagctgtgacTCCTCTTGATATCAGCAGATTCCAGAGTAAAGCTTTCCAAGCCGTCATCTCTCGTCACATGGAGAAGACAACCCCTCTTGCACAAGGGGGAGTGCTACAGAAAGAGCCGTCTTTACATCTCGATACACCAtcaaaatttctttccaaagacaAGTTATTCAAGCCTTCTTTTGATGTAAAG GATGCTCTGGCAGCTTTGGAAAGTCCAGTAGGTCCTGATCAAAAAACCAGGAAGCCGAGCACACCCCTCTCTGAAGTCATCAGCAGGAACTTGAAGTTGGCACTGGCAAACAGCACAAGgcatgcagcagctctgactGCCAGCCCACAGctggctgctgcacagccagAAAAG GAAGAAGAATCCAGGCCTCTAGCAGATGTTGTTATATATGTTAGTAAAAAACTTGCTAAGAAGCAAAGCGAACTGAATGCAGTAGCAGCTTCTCTGGGGGCAGACTACAG ATGGTGCTTTGATGAATCAGTAACACACTTTATCTACAAGGGAGGACAAAACGACAACAATAAGGAGTACAAATCAGTTAAAGAACGGGGTGTATGTATTGTTTCAGAGCACTGGCTTTTGGAG TGTGCCCAAGAATATAAACGGCTTCCTGAATCTCTCTTTCCTCACACATACAATCCCAAAATGAGCCTGGACATCAGTGCAGTGCAAAATGACAGACTCTCTTCTTCCAGTAAACTTCCATCAACTGGAAAGCCATCAGAGGAAACTGAG ATTATTCCAGTGGATGAAGATGATCTGGAAAATGATGCAGCTACTGACCAAATAAAGGAAATGGTCACTGCAGGGGAAGAACAAATTGGAGCAAGTGAATCCAAAGGAG TTTTAACCCAAGCACTAGAAATGAGGGAGAACttccaaaggcagctgcaggagatCATGTCTGCCACATCACTGGTGAAACCACCAGGGCAAAGAGGATCCCTTTCAAGGAACAGTACTGATGGTTCTCCAACTACTCCTGATAGCACACGGTCTGCACGGAATGGCCGCAGCAGGGTCTTGGAAGCTCTCAG GCAGTCCCGCCAGGCTGTCGCAGATATAAACACGGAGCCATCCCAGAGTGAGCAGATCATCTGGGACGATCCTactgccagggaggagagagcGAGACTTGTCAGCAACTTTCAGTGGCCTGATAGTCCTTCCCAGTACACTGAGCAAGGTCAGAGTAATGCCAATAAGAACATGGATGAATCTGCCTTCAAAGGATCTTTAGCTGATGCAGAGATTGCTGCTATAG ctcttCCTGAGGCTGTAGATGGAGATGTGATTGAAGGTCTAAAGAATCCTGTATGTGGAGATCCTGAAACACCGATTAAAGATCAGTTCATTCCCACTCCGCAGGCCCCCAGCATTGCTTTCCCACTGGCTAACCCTCCTGTTGCACCTCAGCCCAAAGAAAAG AATCTGTTACTGTACCTCCAGGCTgttacagaagaagaaaaggctgatgAAGAACCAGAAAAACTCCGTAAATTTCAGCTGTCTTCTTTTAATCCTGAAGAAAGATTTGATTACTGCCATCTGATTAAGGAATTAG GTGGAGTAGTGCTTGAGAAACAGTGCTTTGATCCAAGTTGCACACACACTGTTGTGGGACATCCTCTTCGAAATGAAAAGTTCTTGGCTTCGATGGCAGCTGGGAAGTGGGTGCTTCATCGTTCCTACCTGGAGGCATGTAGAGGAGCTGGCTGCTTTGTTCAG GAAGAAGATTATGAGTGGGGAAGTAATTCCATACTTAATGTTTTGCCTGGGATCAGTGTAAACCAGAAGAAACTAGCACTTGCTGCCGTgaggtggaggaaaaaaatccataaagGGAGACAAGAAACTGGTATTGTTGAG GGAGCTTTCAGTGGCTGGAAAGTGATCCTGAATGTTGATCAAACCAAGGAAGCAGGATTCAGGCGCCTTCTTCAGTCAGGAGGAGCAAAA GTGTTCTCTGGTCATTCTGTGTCTCTCTTCAAAGAAGCAACTCATCTCTTTGCTGACTTCAGTAAGCTGAAGCCAGAGGACAGCAGGGTCAACGtagcagaggcagcagcccaGGGAGTGAACTGCCTGAAACCAGAGTACATCGCTGACTACCTCATACAG GACCCACCTCCCCCAATGGAGTCTTACTGCCTGCCACAAGCTGAATCTTGCCTTCAGAACAACGCAGAACTTGGAATGGGATTGTcgcagaaaagaaaagcactggGAGAGACAAGCCGAGCCAAGCGATCCAAAGTCCACTGA
- the TOPBP1 gene encoding DNA topoisomerase 2-binding protein 1 isoform X3: MKRGKEPVFVKFIKSAGRSEYFYKALESMKEFQSEEHLQILEEETALNIRENDKSLYICDPFTGVVFNHLKQLGCRIVGPQVVLYCIQAQRCVPRAEYPVYNMTMADVTVSCTSLEKDVREEVHKYVQLMGGHVCRDLSVAVTHLIAGEVGSKKYIVAASLKKPILLPAWVKTLWDKSQQSIMRYTDVNMEDYACPVFLGCTICVTGLNSSDRKEVQRLTVKHGGHYTGQLKMNECTHLIVQEPKGQKYECARKWNVHCVSIKWFSDSIEKGFCQDETIYKIQAGSKLTPSTSTPTNDVRKPDNHALPDVSHISNINLSGVNETEFSSALSSRQDPLPDELENLDISSFQAPEDLLDGCRIYLCGFSGRKLDKMRRLINCGGGVRFNQLNEDVTHVILGENSEELKHFLDKTSHRPHVVTAKWLLDSFSKDYLQPVEQYIPLNYQLLENPILEQPGMKSVLPKNNSLLKKEAVNVKKPQKAAEDDLLSQYITNDSTLDEAGKLTSRTFSDDTHLSVQGENESSICNGFLGESSALAEGGLFVRKSFLLLGFGGEDESCIADIIKENAGKILPLQNRTVADYAVVPLLGCTVQLTVGDVVTNTWLLTCVEQQLLLDPQSNPLFTPVPVMEGVTPLEGCVLSFSQFTGAERDSLVYLAGLLGARVQEFFVRKASVKKGMFASTHLVVREAGGSKYEAAKKWNLPAVTVAWLLDSARTGKRADESKFLVENAEAEDESSVTQLNKTPATVKSPDVNQYDYLLEVGRKKAVTPLDISRFQSKAFQAVISRHMEKTTPLAQGGVLQKEPSLHLDTPSKFLSKDKLFKPSFDVKDALAALESPVGPDQKTRKPSTPLSEVISRNLKLALANSTRHAAALTASPQLAAAQPEKEEESRPLADVVIYVSKKLAKKQSELNAVAASLGADYRWCFDESVTHFIYKGGQNDNNKEYKSVKERGCAQEYKRLPESLFPHTYNPKMSLDISAVQNDRLSSSSKLPSTGKPSEETEIIPVDEDDLENDAATDQIKEMVTAGEEQIGASESKGVLTQALEMRENFQRQLQEIMSATSLVKPPGQRGSLSRNSTDGSPTTPDSTRSARNGRSRVLEALRQSRQAVADINTEPSQSEQIIWDDPTAREERARLVSNFQWPDSPSQYTEQGQSNANKNMDESAFKGSLADAEIAAIALPEAVDGDVIEGLKNPVCGDPETPIKDQFIPTPQAPSIAFPLANPPVAPQPKEKNLLLYLQAVTEEEKADEEPEKLRKFQLSSFNPEERFDYCHLIKELGGVVLEKQCFDPSCTHTVVGHPLRNEKFLASMAAGKWVLHRSYLEACRGAGCFVQEEDYEWGSNSILNVLPGISVNQKKLALAAVRWRKKIHKGRQETGIVEGAFSGWKVILNVDQTKEAGFRRLLQSGGAKVFSGHSVSLFKEATHLFADFSKLKPEDSRVNVAEAAAQGVNCLKPEYIADYLIQDPPPPMESYCLPQAESCLQNNAELGMGLSQKRKALGETSRAKRSKVH, translated from the exons ATGAAACGTGGTAAGGAGCCGGTTTTTGTGAAGTTCATAAAGTCTGCTGGGAGGTCGGAGTATTTTTATAAAGCTCTTGAG TCTATGAAAGAATTCCAGTCAGAAGAACATCTCCAGATCCTTGAAGAAGAGACAGCGCTCAATATAAGAGAAAATGATAAATCGCTTTACATTTGTGATCCTTTCACAGGTGTTGTTTTCAATCATCTCAAACAG CTTGGCTGTAGGATTGTTGGACCACAGGTAGTCCTGTACTGTATACAGGCCCAGAGATGTGTCCCAAGAGCCGAGTATCCCGTGTACAACATGACCATGGCCGATGTAACAGTATCCTGTACCAGCCTCGAAAAAGATGTTAGG GAAGAAGTTCATAAATACGTGCAGCTGATGGGTGGACATGTGTGCAGAGACCTCAGTGTGGCAGTAACTCATCTGATAGCTGGAGAAGTTGGCAGCAAGAAATACATAGTagctgcttctctgaaaaaaCCTATTTTGCTTCCAGCTTGGGTTAAGACACTGTGGGATAAGTCTCAGCAAAG caTCATGAGATACACTGATGTTAACATGGAAGATTATGCTTGCCCTGTGTTCCTCGGCTGTACAATTTGTGTAACTGGCTTAAACAGTTCAGACAGGAAAGAAGTCCAGCGCCTCACTGTTAAACATGGTGGGCACTATACGGGGCAGCTCAAGATGAATGAATGTACTCACCTCATAGTTCAAGAGCCAAAAG GTCAGAAGTACGAATGTGCTAGAAAATGGAATGTGCACTGTGTGTCTATCAAGTGGTTTTCTGACAGCATTGAGAAAGGCTTCTGTCAGGATGAgacaatatataaaatacaagctGGATCAAAACTGACACCCAGTACGTCAACACCTACAAATGATGTCAGGAAGCCTGATA ATCATGCCCTTCCAGATGTCAGCCACATTTCCAACATCAATCTGAGTGGTGTTAATGAAACCGAATTtagctctgctctgagcagcaggcaggatcCTCTTCCTGATGAGCTGGAAAACTTGGATATAAGTTCTTTTCAAGCCCCTGAAGATCTGTTAGATGGGTGTCGA ATCTATCTGTGTGGCTTCAGTGGCAGGAAGTTGGACAAGATGAGGCGGCTTATTaattgtggtggtggtgttcgATTTAATCAACTTAATGAAGATGTTACCCATGTCATTTTGGGCGAAAATAGCGAGGAGCTGAAACACTTTTTGGACAAGACATCTCACAG GCCTCATGTAGTCACAGCAAAATGGTTGCTGGACTCATTTAGTAAAGATTATCTACAGCCAGTGGAGCAATATATTCCTCTAAACTACCAGCTGTTAGAGAATCCGATTTTGGAGCAACCTGGAATGAAGTCAGTTCTTCCCAAAAATAACAGTCTCTTGAagaaagaagctgtgaatgttaaaaagcctcagaaagctgctgaagaTGACCTCCTCTCTCAATACATAACTAATGATTCTACATTAG aTGAAGCTGGAAAACTAACATCCAGAACCTTCAGTGATGATACTCACTTGTCTGTTCAAGGAGAGAATGAATCTTCCATCTGTAATGGTTTTCTGGGAGAGTCGTCTGCACTAGCTGAAGGAGGATTGTTTGTCAGAAAGAGCTTTcttcttttgggttttggtggagAGGACGAGTCCTGCATTGCAGATATTATAAAGGAGAATGCTGGGAAGATCCTGCCACTGCAAAACAGAACCGTTGCAGACTATGCTGTGGTACCGCTGTTGGGGTGCACGGTCCAGCTGACTGTTGGTGATGTTGTCACAAACACGTGGCTG TTAACATGTGTGGAACAGCAGCTCCTTTTAGATCCCCAGTCCAATCCACTTTTCACACCAGTCCCGGTAATGGAAGGAGTTACCCCTCTGGAAGGTTGCGTTCTTTCTTTTAGCCAGTTCACTGGTGCAGAGAGAGACTCTCTGGTTTATCTGGCAGGACTGCTAGGAGCCAG AGTCCAAGAATTCTTTGTGCGGAAAGCCAGCGTAAAAAAGGGCATGTTTGCCAGTACCCACCTTGTGGTGAGAGAAGCGGGTGGTTCCAAATATGAAGCTGCAAAGAAGTGGAATTTACCAGCAGTCACTGTAGCTTGGCTTTTGGACTCTGCAAGGACAGGAAAGAGAGCAGATGAAAGCAAGTTCTTGGTTGAAAATGCAGAGGCTGAAG atgaGAGTTCCGTTACTCAGCTCAACAAGACACCAGCAACTGTTAAATCTCCTGATGTAAACCAATATGATTATCTCCTTgaagttggaagaaaaaaagctgtgacTCCTCTTGATATCAGCAGATTCCAGAGTAAAGCTTTCCAAGCCGTCATCTCTCGTCACATGGAGAAGACAACCCCTCTTGCACAAGGGGGAGTGCTACAGAAAGAGCCGTCTTTACATCTCGATACACCAtcaaaatttctttccaaagacaAGTTATTCAAGCCTTCTTTTGATGTAAAG GATGCTCTGGCAGCTTTGGAAAGTCCAGTAGGTCCTGATCAAAAAACCAGGAAGCCGAGCACACCCCTCTCTGAAGTCATCAGCAGGAACTTGAAGTTGGCACTGGCAAACAGCACAAGgcatgcagcagctctgactGCCAGCCCACAGctggctgctgcacagccagAAAAG GAAGAAGAATCCAGGCCTCTAGCAGATGTTGTTATATATGTTAGTAAAAAACTTGCTAAGAAGCAAAGCGAACTGAATGCAGTAGCAGCTTCTCTGGGGGCAGACTACAG ATGGTGCTTTGATGAATCAGTAACACACTTTATCTACAAGGGAGGACAAAACGACAACAATAAGGAGTACAAATCAGTTAAAGAACGGGGT TGTGCCCAAGAATATAAACGGCTTCCTGAATCTCTCTTTCCTCACACATACAATCCCAAAATGAGCCTGGACATCAGTGCAGTGCAAAATGACAGACTCTCTTCTTCCAGTAAACTTCCATCAACTGGAAAGCCATCAGAGGAAACTGAG ATTATTCCAGTGGATGAAGATGATCTGGAAAATGATGCAGCTACTGACCAAATAAAGGAAATGGTCACTGCAGGGGAAGAACAAATTGGAGCAAGTGAATCCAAAGGAG TTTTAACCCAAGCACTAGAAATGAGGGAGAACttccaaaggcagctgcaggagatCATGTCTGCCACATCACTGGTGAAACCACCAGGGCAAAGAGGATCCCTTTCAAGGAACAGTACTGATGGTTCTCCAACTACTCCTGATAGCACACGGTCTGCACGGAATGGCCGCAGCAGGGTCTTGGAAGCTCTCAG GCAGTCCCGCCAGGCTGTCGCAGATATAAACACGGAGCCATCCCAGAGTGAGCAGATCATCTGGGACGATCCTactgccagggaggagagagcGAGACTTGTCAGCAACTTTCAGTGGCCTGATAGTCCTTCCCAGTACACTGAGCAAGGTCAGAGTAATGCCAATAAGAACATGGATGAATCTGCCTTCAAAGGATCTTTAGCTGATGCAGAGATTGCTGCTATAG ctcttCCTGAGGCTGTAGATGGAGATGTGATTGAAGGTCTAAAGAATCCTGTATGTGGAGATCCTGAAACACCGATTAAAGATCAGTTCATTCCCACTCCGCAGGCCCCCAGCATTGCTTTCCCACTGGCTAACCCTCCTGTTGCACCTCAGCCCAAAGAAAAG AATCTGTTACTGTACCTCCAGGCTgttacagaagaagaaaaggctgatgAAGAACCAGAAAAACTCCGTAAATTTCAGCTGTCTTCTTTTAATCCTGAAGAAAGATTTGATTACTGCCATCTGATTAAGGAATTAG GTGGAGTAGTGCTTGAGAAACAGTGCTTTGATCCAAGTTGCACACACACTGTTGTGGGACATCCTCTTCGAAATGAAAAGTTCTTGGCTTCGATGGCAGCTGGGAAGTGGGTGCTTCATCGTTCCTACCTGGAGGCATGTAGAGGAGCTGGCTGCTTTGTTCAG GAAGAAGATTATGAGTGGGGAAGTAATTCCATACTTAATGTTTTGCCTGGGATCAGTGTAAACCAGAAGAAACTAGCACTTGCTGCCGTgaggtggaggaaaaaaatccataaagGGAGACAAGAAACTGGTATTGTTGAG GGAGCTTTCAGTGGCTGGAAAGTGATCCTGAATGTTGATCAAACCAAGGAAGCAGGATTCAGGCGCCTTCTTCAGTCAGGAGGAGCAAAA GTGTTCTCTGGTCATTCTGTGTCTCTCTTCAAAGAAGCAACTCATCTCTTTGCTGACTTCAGTAAGCTGAAGCCAGAGGACAGCAGGGTCAACGtagcagaggcagcagcccaGGGAGTGAACTGCCTGAAACCAGAGTACATCGCTGACTACCTCATACAG GACCCACCTCCCCCAATGGAGTCTTACTGCCTGCCACAAGCTGAATCTTGCCTTCAGAACAACGCAGAACTTGGAATGGGATTGTcgcagaaaagaaaagcactggGAGAGACAAGCCGAGCCAAGCGATCCAAAGTCCACTGA